The Bosea sp. 685 DNA window CATTCGACGGGCCACGGCATGCAGGTGGTCCGGGCTCGCCACGCGAGCCGGACCACCTGCATGCCGGACGACGATCAATAGGTCGGATATCTCAGTAAGTCGCCCGGCCGCCTGACAGGTCAAAAATGCCTCCGGTCGAGAAGGAGCATTCGTCGCTGGAGAGCCAGAGCACCAGGCGCGCGACCTCCTCGACCTCGACGAAACGCCCCATCGGGATGCGGCCGAGGATGTCGGCGCGGCGCTCGGCCGAGATCTCCCTGGCCATCGCCGTCTCGGCGGCGGCCGGTGTGACCGCAGTCACGATGATGCCGTCGAGCGCCGTTTCCTTGGCGACGCTTTTGGTCAGCGCGAGCAGCCCTGCCTTCGAGGCCGAATAGGCTGCAGCCTTGGCCATGCCCTCCTTGCCCTGGATCGAGGCGATGTTGACGACATGGCCGCGCAGGGGATGCGGCGTGGTCGCGCAGGCGCGCGCCGGCTGCTGGCGCATCAATCCAATAACGGCGCGGGTGACGAGATAGGAGCCGAACAGGTTGACCTGCAGCA harbors:
- a CDS encoding SDR family NAD(P)-dependent oxidoreductase; its protein translation is MNAHYDLGGRIAIVTGGAGGLGRGIAHALIEAGAIVELWDANSAALAEAVAELGEGARARVLDITDAVAVEAAAQAAFADHGRIDILVNNAGVLGEVKPVWETTPENFQRVLQVNLFGSYLVTRAVIGLMRQQPARACATTPHPLRGHVVNIASIQGKEGMAKAAAYSASKAGLLALTKSVAKETALDGIIVTAVTPAAAETAMAREISAERRADILGRIPMGRFVEVEEVARLVLWLSSDECSFSTGGIFDLSGGRATY